The sequence below is a genomic window from Tachysurus vachellii isolate PV-2020 chromosome 2, HZAU_Pvac_v1, whole genome shotgun sequence.
GACAAGATGAGGCGCCAAGGACCAAAGACACGCCGCACGTTTCATATGGAACATGTGTGAAACAGATGAGCCACAGTGATCTATTAACCAATAATTACTAAATAACTACATTTATATAAAGCAGATAATGAACATACTAGAGAAAGTAGTAAAAACCCAAAGTGGCTGATATTtgtcttatatatttatttcactgaaGTGAAGAACCTTTTTAATTTATAACTTCAAAATTGTTAATTTTAAGCTGATTCTTATTAGATTTCATTTCAACACATTtgtaatgaaacaaaatgtaaaaaatggtTATTAATggttatttctaattattttggTGAATCCATAAAGAACTCCCCTTTTTTTGCTCTCAgatgatgtttattattttactttcttgTAAATTGTTCAATTGCTTTACAattcttaattattttaaatgtataaaaaacttGTGGAGCCTCCTGTGAATATTCAGCAATAATGTACCAGTTAAAAACTCTCACATTTTAATGTACGGTGATGATACCATAAGGCAAGATAAAGGTGTAATTTGTTCATCTGATCTTTGCCAAAAGCTTATCCCATACAGTGTACTTTGACCCCTTTACAGAACATGTGTTTCTCTCAGAGTGGCTACATGGTGTACGCTATACTTGTGTCACTCGTTCTAGCTGATTTAGCAAAAAATATTAGTGGAGAAAAACAGCATCATAGCCATGGAGAAAAGTATTCAGGGAGTGGGTCGGTGCAAGTTCTCATTTTGGTTTGCTGTATTTCATGATGTATTGGGATTCCTGATCCTCTTGTCTGGTGTGTTTTGGGATATCTTCTTCAACGACCTTCTGATCTACTCTGGAGCTGTGGTCATTTTTCTCAGCCTTATCTGGTGGGTGTTTTGGTACACTGGGAACATTGAGGTGCCTCCTAATGAGCTGGAGGACGACATCACTTTGTACAAAAGGACCAAGGGAATTTCTGGAGTGGTGCGCAAAGTCTCTGATCGTCTCTCAAATGGACTTAGTTCATTCAGGAAAATTGGGAGAGGCAATGCCCCAAGGGGGAACTCGCATCAAAAAGGCACCATCAACACAAATATCTGTATGATCTCCTATACAAACACTCAGCCACTGGGACCATCTAACAATCTGAACAGGGAACCGTTATCCATATAATCCACAGGTAAACAAATGAGATATTATTCAGCCTACAGACACTTTCTTTTGACACTAATTCCCACTAACATTGatcatatttatttaagtcATCATGCCACTTTTGCAATCTGTTAATTATTACCTGTACTGCAGCACCAGTTGGTTGCTTGATGGActcaaaaaacatttacaacagTTCTTTGCAGACTTTGCACTACAATGAACAGAACTGATCAGTTGTAATATCCACCTGTTTTCACAGCAGTGTGAAGAATACAGCCTTGGGAACCGCTGTGCCTGCAAGCAAGCAAATGATCGGAATGAAATGTTGAGATATATTTCTAATTTCATCAGTGTTgtttctctctttaatatttatGATACTGTGTAAATGTTctatttaacaaaatattgtCTGGAATGTATTTGTTATTCGATAAAGTCCATAGCACAATAAAACGTGAACTTAAATTAAATAaccaacatttttaaatttacattccATCACTTTGACAAACAAgagacatttaaaaagaaaaaattgacAGTAGCAAGACATTTTGTGtgtctctgattttttttcctcgttCAAAcaagtaagaaaaataaaagaaaatcaacaaaCAGTGCTTGTTCATACATCACTAGTGAAAAAGGCAAAATGATATTTGTTCAGAGTTTACATTTCCCCTTTTCACATCTTGCTTGTGGATTGTCTCGGCTGTAATAGTAGCCCCACCTTCTACTTGCTCAGCCTTCTCCTATTATCTGTACTCTTATACATAGCCATGgcaaaattattttttgttgtcctttttttccctaatattatttttgtctAGGTAATTATGGTAATGTTATGGTAATTTACATATGTTTATGGAATATGAAAcattctgttttattgtgtatgGGTACAAGACAGAACAACagatcttcaaaaaaaaaaaaactgtactgaTGTAATTTAAAGGAACAAACTGTGACCCATGTTCAATTCTCATGAGACTGTGATTAAGTATTGGTGCATCAATTTTATGAGTAATCATGAGACTTGAAGCACACCTCTGAGGATGAAAATAAGACATTGCTGACTGTTCAACTCGTAAGGTACTTCCCCTTCctcagaaaacatttacatactaACAACATAAATGTGGCCTGCTGTGTAATAGAGTGCATCCAGATGCACTGGCTAAAGATGACTTTCCATTTATGGCTTTTACTTTTCATAACTCCTTTAGCGGTGGCAAAATGTGGCAGTAATAATTATTACGATGGACTAAGTGAGGATTGTCAGCCTTGCTCTGTTAGATGCAACTCTCCCCCTGCTATCTGTGTGACATATTGTAAATCTACAGCATGTAAGTATGCTATTAATAAATACTTTAGTATGCCTTTGTTGATGATGTCTCAGTCATGTAGACgaatatataaatcatatatgAATTTGTTGCCTTTAAGGAGATGAAACAGACTAAAAATCTTGGTTAATTCCAACCCGTCAGATTTTCGGCATAGATTCTTAGCAATTTATATGACAGGAGTGGAATGAGGAAACAACCATCTCATGATCTTAACTACTTTATATCTTTCACAGCCTCTGCTAATGAAGGAGGAGCGAACCAAAATGTTCGTGTAATCATCATAGTCCTTTTTGTGTTCCTTGCCGCTTTCATCACACTGACTTTAATTCAGGTTGTACGCAGAAAGGCCTGTAGACCAGTCAACAAAGCCAAAGGTAGAGTGTTTTAAATGGGACTTACTACTATCATACCATCATATGAAATACCTTTATACCTAAGacacagaaacatttttaaaaaatccttgTAATTTCccatgttttttaaaatgttgttattattattattattattattattattattattattattatatttttattattgttgttgttattattattattattatttttttacatttttacaatctttttattatttcagttcatGACTAACAATATGCAGTTGTTAATTTAGTTTTCTGTATTAAAAAGATATTCTGTATTAAGTAGATATTTATATAGAGCATGTATGTTTGTAGCAGCAGAGCAATCATCATGCTGATACAGGAGATCAAGGGCTTTAGTTATGGATGTTctaatcaaacaaaacaatggAAATTAGGAAAAAACACATGATCTCATGTTggtggtgccagatgggctggtttgagtatttcagacttttggattttcacacaaacCATTCTCTAGGGCATACTTAATTACTAATTAAGTTTTACAAAATTTAcaaaaactggacagttgaacaTTGGAAAAACTTTGCCTGTTGTTTTTTCAGTCTTCAACACTCCCCCCATTCtaatgtttgatatgaacataaCCTGAAGGGAAGGTCTTGTCCTTGATTTATTCATTGCACTACTGCACTGCTGACTGTATGAGTGAACAGAGGTACAGGAGTGGGCAgggcaatgaatgtttgtgtgtaaatcactgaaataataatgagaaaaaagGATTATATGTTACAACAGCTCAACAACAAGAAACATCCGAAAGTGATGAAGGTTCCGAGGCAACCGAGAAGTCGGATGATGGATCAGCTGACGTGGAAGATGCCACATGCAAAACTTACTGCAAGACCAGTCTTCCACTTCCTTCCACAGAGGAGGGCACCACCATGCTAGTCAccacaaagacagtgcagacataTAACTGCAGAACCCAGTATACAGAAGATGTAGGTCTCTGGAAAGCTGAAATCGTATAAGAAGTACCTCAATGATATATACAATTATGAAGGCTCGAAAATGCTACAAAACCGTAAATTGCACAGAAAGATGGATGATGTTTACCTATATTATTCAGTTTTTCTTGGCTTTCAGTTTTGTCAAATCTTGCTATTAGAGCTGTTTTTCATCCCCAGCTCTGATTCACTTAGCTTTGCTTTAGTGTTTAGATGCATTTGAAGAGACTGAATATCTGAATCGGGTGTAATGAGGTTTGAGGTTAACCTAAACAAAGCAGCACAAACGGGCATTACTGAAGTCTGTTACAGACTGAGTATACTACTTGTAAATTAAGCAGATCCTGTTCAGGAGGAAGGTAGGCTACTTCTGCATTGTATAGCATCTTGATAATCATGATAATCCTTATCTTTGAACCAAGACTGACAATGAATCCTTTGACCACTTACAGAGAATTGTATTAGTTTCACTCCTTCAGGACAGAACATGTATTTTGTATCAAACTTGGATAAAGCCATGCTGGGTTTGTAGCTA
It includes:
- the LOC132839173 gene encoding transmembrane protein 238-like, whose amino-acid sequence is MEKSIQGVGRCKFSFWFAVFHDVLGFLILLSGVFWDIFFNDLLIYSGAVVIFLSLIWWVFWYTGNIEVPPNELEDDITLYKRTKGISGVVRKVSDRLSNGLSSFRKIGRGNAPRGNSHQKGTINTNICMISYTNTQPLGPSNNLNREPLSI
- the LOC132839162 gene encoding tumor necrosis factor receptor superfamily member 17, giving the protein MHWLKMTFHLWLLLFITPLAVAKCGSNNYYDGLSEDCQPCSVRCNSPPAICVTYCKSTASSANEGGANQNVRVIIIVLFVFLAAFITLTLIQVVRRKACRPVNKAKAQQQETSESDEGSEATEKSDDGSADVEDATCKTYCKTSLPLPSTEEGTTMLVTTKTVQTYNCRTQYTEDVGLWKAEIV